The Alphaproteobacteria bacterium CG11_big_fil_rev_8_21_14_0_20_39_49 region CAGGCGGCTTCAAATAATCCGGCAGGCGGCGACCTTAACTCTTTGGGTACGGACGGCGATCAGGGTACGGTTGCTACAAATGCGGTTTTAGAGGTGATATTCGGTACGCAAAACTCATTTGACGCTACCGATGAACTGGTAATAGGCGGTACTACCATTACTTTTGGCGGAACGGGCGGAAGCGATATTGATATTTCAACCGCTTCAACATTAGATGACAAAATAGACGCAATAGTTACATACATGAACAGTGTGGCAAGCGGAACGGAAAGCACATACACCTATGCAAGGAATAGTACGGGCGTATTGACTATTACTCAGGATACGGGTGGGGCTATTGCCGATGTGGGTAATGATATGAATGTATCTGCCGATTTCTCAAAAGGCAATACGGACGAAACCCAGACGGTACAAATCGGAAGGAATTATAAAAATAACGGCTCGGTTGAAGGAAGTGTAGCGGCTAGTAACGGTCTTATTAGCGGTAGTGTAAGTCAAAACGGTGTGGACGGATATGCGGCGGCTACTAAAGGTACAATAGATGTTGTGATAGCTAACAATAATATTGATGCTAATGATACGATTACTTTCGGTAATACTACTGCCACATTCGGTGTCGATATTGCGGTAGGTGCGTCTTTAGCGGAAACTCTAGACAATATTTCGGATTTCTTTAATAATCTGACTACATCGTCGGTAGCAGGCTACAGGTTTGAAAATGATGGCGTAGATACTATTACCGTAACATCTGAAACTTACGGAAGCGGTGCAAATCTTGCGATTAATGCCGATTTTTCATTAGGTGCGGATACGGCTAATACTATAGTTATCGGAAGTCAGGCTGCCGCAAATAATCCTGCCGGAGGAACGCTTGCGGCTTTGGGTACGGACGGTGTTGACCAAACCTCAATTACCGATGCTTCTACAACACATATATCTACCCTTTCAGGTGCGGTTACGATTGACGGTGCAACTTACATAGCAGGAACAAGTGCGGCAGATACTTTCACATCTAACATGGTGGAATTAAAGGCGACGGTTGGTGGTGTTACATATACATCAAAGCCGGTAAGGCTGGACGGCGGAAGTATTAATGCCGGTGGTGACGGTGATAACGGTCTGGGTAACAGGATACCTGCCGGAACCGTTATTACATTTGTAAAAGACACCGATACGGAAGCTACGGACGGCACGAAAGATGTAACCTTTCAGCTTGTAGTAGGTGATGAGAAAATAATTGATAATGCCGCAGAAGCAGCTACATATGCTAATGAAATAAATACATTTTTAAATGTAACTAACAGCATTACTATAACGCAGTCTCCGACAGTTCCCGAATTTAGAGCAGGAACTTTCAATCTTGGCGGAGTTGATATTACATTGAGTGAAGGTGATAACCTTCAGGTAATTAAGTCAAAAATAAACGCCGTATCTTCCGCAAGCGGTATTTTGGCTGACGTAGTGCAAATAAGTGAAAATAATTTCAGTCTTGTATTAAAAGCTAAAAATACCGGTGTTGATAATAAGATATTTGAATTCTCTGATGGAGATGTAGGCGACGGACCTACAGGAACCATACAGATAGGATTGGATAACGTAACATTCACGCAATCTGTGGCGGCTGCGGACTCTTCATTTGAGCTTGACGGGCAAACTATCATACGCTCTAGCAATACGATAAATGATGCTTTGGAAGGGCTTACATTGACCCTAAAGGCGAATACTCCCGATTCTTCACCTCCGACTATTACTTTAGACGTTCAAAGTGATAGCGACCTTATAAAAACCGGAATATCGGACTTTTTGACGGCATATAATGATTTAAAGTTATTCATATCGGAGCAAACCGAGCGTGATGAGAATAATGAACTGGTAGAAACGGCAATATTGGGCGATGAGGCTATTTTGCGTGATGTGTTAAGTGCCATAGATAGCCAGCTTACGAGAACTATTGAGGGTATATCGGCAGGTGGCTTCAACTCATTATTTGAAGTGGGCATAGATTTGGTAGATTTTCCGGGTAACGATGAAACCCCTGAAACCAAAGATATTTTTGTTATTGATGAGGATAAGTTCGATGCCGCTTTAGCCGCAAATTTTGAGGCTGTACGTAATGTATTTGCGTTTAATTTTGTTTCAAACTCTCCTGATTTAAGTGTGTTTTCTCATACGAACAAAACTACGCTGAATGATTATATTTTGGATATTGATACGACAAGGGCAGACGGGGATAAGGTAAGGGTTTTAAGTGCTGAGGATAATAGCTTCTTATTTAACGCCACGTTAGAAGGCGGTACTATAAAAGGCGTAGCCGGAACTTCTTTAGAGGGGCTGGTTCTGGTATATACCGGTGATGGTGACGATACCATAACCGTAAGCCAGACTTCGGGCATAACCGACAGTTTATATAATCTTCTAGACGGTTATTTAAAAGATGACGGCTTTATAGATGATGCGGTTGATGCGTTCAAAACGGAAAATGACAGGCTGTTGGAAAGAATTGAAAGAGATAATATTACACTTGAGATTGAAAGGCGTTTACTTGTCGAGCAGTTTACCAGACTAGAAGCGGTTATAAGTGCGGCAAACAGTACTTTAAGCTTTATTGATGCTCAACGTCAGGCTAATTCGGATAATAGCGGTTAAAGGGGGATTTATGGCTTATAACAAAAATCATTTTAATGCTTACCAAAGGGCGAGCGAAACCGTAAGTGAAGTTAAACAGGTTATAATGCTGTATGAAGGGGCGATAAATTTTATAGAACAGGCAAAAGAAGCCATAAGAGAGCAAAATTATGAAAAAAGGTATAATTTAATAAACAAAGCAATGGCAATAGTTACAGGGCTTAATTCCTGCCTTGAGTTTAATGATGAGACCGGCGAGGTAGC contains the following coding sequences:
- the fliS gene encoding flagellar export chaperone FliS gives rise to the protein MLNVRLIRIIAVKGGFMAYNKNHFNAYQRASETVSEVKQVIMLYEGAINFIEQAKEAIREQNYEKRYNLINKAMAIVTGLNSCLEFNDETGEVATALDEYYQSLDMRLLYINTNDSIKECDGVIGDLRVMLDAWRDVEESTMSETDDADSHEVSQKQLKNEVKSKPINDLGSLKDIQITV